One Marinibacterium anthonyi genomic region harbors:
- the czcD_2 gene encoding Cadmium, cobalt and zinc/H(+)-K(+) antiporter, whose amino-acid sequence MAGCCNHETRFDGMSADYKRRLWAVIAINAAMFVVEMSAGHAARSQALQADALDFLGDAMTYGLSLAVIGASVRMRANAALLKGTSLMLMGMWVLGSTLWRVFVVGVPEAQIMGGVGVMALAANLASVWLLMRYKDGDANVRSVWLCSRNDAIGNVAVMLAAVGVMVTGTGWPDLAVAGLMAGLFLSSATQIFRQALAERSAVGAMG is encoded by the coding sequence ATGGCTGGTTGCTGCAATCACGAAACCCGGTTCGACGGCATGTCGGCGGATTACAAGCGCAGGCTCTGGGCGGTCATCGCGATCAACGCCGCGATGTTCGTGGTCGAGATGAGCGCGGGCCATGCCGCCCGGTCGCAGGCGTTGCAGGCGGATGCGCTGGATTTCCTGGGCGATGCCATGACCTACGGGCTGTCGCTGGCGGTCATCGGCGCCTCGGTCCGGATGCGGGCCAACGCGGCGTTGCTGAAGGGGACAAGCCTGATGCTCATGGGGATGTGGGTTCTTGGCTCGACCCTCTGGCGGGTGTTTGTCGTGGGCGTGCCCGAGGCGCAGATCATGGGCGGCGTGGGCGTGATGGCGCTGGCGGCGAACCTGGCCAGCGTCTGGCTTTTGATGCGCTACAAGGACGGGGATGCGAATGTGCGGTCGGTCTGGCTGTGTTCGCGCAACGATGCGATCGGCAATGTCGCGGTGATGCTGGCCGCCGTTGGGGTCATGGTGACGGGCACCGGCTGGCCCGACCTGGCGGTGGCGGGGCTGATGGCGGGGTTGTTCCTGTCCTCGGCCACGCAGATCTTTCGCCAGGCTCTGGCGGAACGGTCGGCGGTCGGCGCGATGGGTTGA
- the zntR_3 gene encoding Zn(II)-responsive regulator of zntA has product MFSIGEMSRRTGVKVATIRYYEETGLLAAPARTSGNQRRYGQGELDKLGFIRHARDLGFSLEAIGALIDLQDHPDRSCLEANQIATGQLSEVRARIRRLQALETELARIAEGCDGDGTADCCYVLRSLADHDQCVTEHGAGGERLEKM; this is encoded by the coding sequence ATGTTTTCCATCGGAGAGATGTCGCGGCGCACCGGGGTCAAGGTGGCGACGATCCGCTATTACGAGGAAACCGGCCTGCTGGCGGCCCCGGCCCGGACCAGCGGCAACCAGCGGCGCTATGGCCAGGGCGAATTGGACAAGCTGGGCTTCATCCGCCACGCGCGCGATCTGGGATTTTCACTGGAGGCGATCGGCGCGCTGATCGATCTGCAGGACCATCCCGACCGGTCCTGTCTTGAGGCCAACCAGATCGCAACGGGACAATTGTCAGAGGTCCGCGCCCGGATCCGGCGGCTGCAGGCGCTGGAGACGGAATTGGCCAGGATCGCCGAGGGCTGCGACGGCGACGGGACGGCCGATTGCTGTTACGTGCTGCGGTCGCTGGCCGATCACGACCAGTGCGTGACCGAACACGGGGCCGGCGGGGAGCGTCTGGAGAAGATGTAG
- a CDS encoding MAPEG family protein: MARRRRLQPVKDPPDRPPTETLTLGRARRAHENLKENLPVFLVVATLTLVTGTAAAALTGAAIWVIARAIYLPVHVFGVPWLRTLVFGISPIGLVLMIGALTSAPL, translated from the coding sequence ATGGCGCGCCGCCGCCGATTGCAGCCGGTAAAAGACCCTCCCGACCGCCCGCCCACCGAAACCCTCACCCTGGGCCGCGCCCGCCGCGCCCATGAAAACCTCAAGGAAAACCTGCCGGTCTTCCTTGTCGTGGCCACCCTGACCCTGGTCACCGGCACCGCGGCCGCGGCCCTGACCGGCGCGGCGATCTGGGTCATCGCCCGCGCGATCTATCTGCCGGTCCACGTCTTCGGCGTGCCCTGGCTGCGCACGCTGGTCTTCGGCATCAGCCCGATCGGGCTGGTCCTGATGATCGGGGCGCTGACCTCGGCGCCCCTCTGA
- the secE gene encoding Preprotein translocase subunit SecE — protein sequence MATTNPIQFIQQTRAEIAKVVWPTRRETLLTTLMVFVMAALTAVFFALVDLLIRSGLQGVLTYFGN from the coding sequence ATGGCCACCACCAATCCGATCCAGTTCATCCAGCAGACCCGCGCCGAGATCGCCAAGGTCGTCTGGCCGACCCGTCGCGAGACCCTGCTGACCACCCTGATGGTCTTTGTCATGGCGGCCCTGACGGCGGTGTTCTTCGCCCTGGTCGACCTGCTGATCCGCAGCGGGCTGCAAGGCGTGCTGACCTACTTCGGCAACTGA
- a CDS encoding transcriptional activator FtrA has product MSHLDRLSALMAHFALQVEPAPPDQAQLYVVQGQGAPVILLTPHAPGQCHARPGEDLVFAARVSWGGAQSPVLAALPTCIRHDTGADPGDDPGMASLVDLICTEYRAQRCGAGTVLNRLAEVLFVRLLRAEIQKGAIGTGLLAGLADPRLARALVAIHGAPGQDWTNAAMAGAAGLSLSRFVELFRARLGQSPQAYLRQWRLSLARRDIERGDRIDAIARRYGYGSPEALTHAFRRATGLAPTALRRA; this is encoded by the coding sequence ATGTCGCATCTTGACCGGCTGTCGGCGCTGATGGCCCATTTCGCGCTGCAGGTGGAACCGGCCCCGCCCGACCAGGCGCAGCTGTACGTGGTGCAGGGGCAGGGGGCGCCGGTCATCCTGCTGACGCCCCATGCGCCGGGCCAGTGCCATGCGCGGCCGGGCGAAGACCTGGTCTTTGCCGCGCGCGTCAGCTGGGGCGGGGCGCAAAGCCCGGTGCTGGCGGCGCTGCCGACCTGCATCCGTCACGACACCGGTGCCGATCCGGGCGACGACCCGGGCATGGCGTCGCTGGTCGACCTGATCTGCACGGAATACCGGGCGCAACGCTGCGGTGCGGGCACCGTGCTGAACCGGCTGGCCGAGGTGCTGTTCGTCCGTCTCCTGCGGGCCGAAATCCAGAAGGGCGCCATCGGCACCGGCCTGCTGGCCGGGCTGGCCGATCCGCGGCTGGCCCGCGCGCTGGTGGCGATTCACGGCGCGCCGGGGCAGGACTGGACCAATGCCGCCATGGCGGGCGCGGCGGGGCTGTCGCTTAGCCGGTTCGTCGAATTGTTCCGCGCGCGGCTGGGCCAAAGCCCCCAGGCCTACCTGCGTCAATGGCGGCTGAGCCTGGCGCGGCGCGACATTGAACGGGGCGACCGGATCGACGCGATTGCAAGGCGTTACGGCTATGGTTCGCCCGAAGCGCTGACCCACGCCTTCCGCCGCGCCACGGGGCTGGCGCCCACGGCCTTGCGTCGGGCTTGA
- a CDS encoding AhpC/TSA family protein, with translation MLLPRQKTPDLAVDTLDHGRFDLASETSERGTVVVVYRGLHCPICLPYLKQVEGLADDLAARGFGVIGLSTDTQDRARVMQERAGATKMMFGYGLDLQVARDWGLYLSEGRGTTSIGVEEPALFAEPGLFIVKPDRTLYFAAVQTMPFMRPDLSGMIGALDFVIAKDYPARGEYAGPLPIAAE, from the coding sequence ATGCTTCTCCCTCGCCAGAAGACCCCCGACCTTGCGGTCGACACGCTGGATCATGGCCGGTTCGACCTGGCCTCTGAAACGTCCGAACGCGGCACGGTCGTGGTGGTCTATCGCGGGCTGCATTGCCCGATCTGCCTGCCCTACCTGAAACAGGTCGAAGGCCTGGCCGACGACCTGGCCGCGCGCGGCTTCGGCGTCATCGGGCTGAGCACCGATACCCAAGACCGGGCCCGCGTCATGCAGGAACGGGCCGGGGCGACGAAGATGATGTTCGGCTACGGGCTGGACCTGCAGGTGGCCCGCGACTGGGGGCTGTACCTGTCGGAAGGGCGCGGCACGACATCGATCGGGGTCGAGGAACCGGCGCTGTTCGCGGAACCGGGGCTTTTCATCGTCAAGCCGGACCGGACGCTGTACTTTGCGGCGGTGCAGACCATGCCCTTCATGCGGCCGGACCTGTCGGGGATGATCGGGGCGCTGGATTTCGTCATCGCCAAGGATTACCCGGCGCGCGGCGAATATGCCGGCCCCCTGCCCATCGCGGCGGAATGA